The Bacillus sp. FJAT-27916 genomic interval TGTTAAAGATGTATTACTCGCGCTTGATAAGCAAGCTTTCTTTGAACTGGATGATGATCATTCCTTGAATGAACGGTCTGTCCGTATTACAGGTGTGAGCGACCAGAACAGTTCATTGCTGGAGCTGCCGGTCATTGAAGGAAGCCTGGATAATGAAGGGGTTATCTTGCCTGCTCCTGTTGCTGAACTATTGGGGAAGGGGGTAGGTGATACGGTTCGTTTTGCTGATATGGGTGAAGCGAAGGTATCGGCAATCGTTGAATACACACAGCTGCTTGCAAGTCCTAGCGATTGGGAAGGTGCTGAATCAACTAGTTTTCGGGTAATGGCACCGCTGGAACAATTAAGAGAGTGGACAGGAATGGATGATGCCGTTTCATATGTACGCTATCAAACGAATGGCGATGGAGACATCCTTTTTCAATCTCTTCAGGAGGAATTCCGTGACAATTACGCATATGTGCAGCCAGTCGTTGCGGATACGCTCCAAAGCAACAATATAGAAGGACTTTACACATTCTTTTATTTGATTGGTGTTCTAGCCATGTTTATTAGCGGCTTTATCGTATTTAATATGATTTATACAAGTGTGATGGAAAGGAAGAAGGAATTTGCCATCATGAAAAGCCTGGGATATGTCCAGAGTACGGTGTCTAAGCTCATTCTAATGGAAATTTCCCTTCTGGCATTGATTGGAACAGCCATTGGTGTCCCGCTTGGCATATGGCTCGGAGATTTATTCATGCAAGCCCTTCTGAGTGTATTTAAGTTTGATATGGTTTACAGCTTAAATTGGATAGGACCAGCCATCACAGCTGCCATTATTGGATGCTTGTTTCCGATTGTTTTTTCCCTTTTTCCTATTTATTACGCAGGGAAGACTTCCATTCTACTGACATTAAAAACAGCGAACCAACCCCAACCATCATCAAGACAGTCCATTATCAGGGCGATTATTGGTCTTAGTCTTCTAGGCTTTGTATTTGTGGACCATCCGATTTCCTATCTGGCGATTACAGCGAGCATCATTATGTTATTTCCTTTTCTACTAATCGCTGTCACGTACGTATTGAGGCCGATTTTACAGCTTCTCTTTCAGTATGCTGGATTAATGGCCGTTAAGAACCTGCTGGGCCAGCTCAATCGAAATGCTAATACGGCTGCTATTCTTGCTGTGGGCATTTCCGTCATGTTATTGCTCGGTGCAGCTGTGGAGTCAGCACCTGAAGCATTAGGGAAAGAGATCAGAAACACATATGGAGGAGATGTAAAAGTAACATCTGAAGCACCATGGTCTGCTGAAGATCAAGCAAAGCTTGCTGCCTATGAATCTGTCACAGCTGTTGAACCGTTAATGGAAGCTACTCCAATTACATGGGAAACCATAAATGGAGGGAGCAGGCAATTCTCTGTTTTTGCTGTAAGCGAAGATGGCCCATCCTTATTTGAACATCCGGAGGAGAAGGATTTATATAAGGAACTGGGGCAGAAACGAGCTGTCCTGCTCGGAAATCGTGCTTTCGATGAGTGGGGCGGCCGTATAGGGCAAAGGATACAGATGAATACGCCCTCTGGTGAACAAGAGTTTGAGGTAATTGGTGCTGTCAAAACAGCTCATTATACAGGGTATGCTGCCTTTATGGATGAGAAATTCCTTCGTAATGAATTTGGGTGGACCCATCCCTTTGATCTGCTGCTTTCCGTAAACAATGCAGCGAATGATTCATTAAGAGACCAGCTGTGGAATGATTTTGGTGCCCATCTTGGCAAAGTACAAACGGTAGATGAGGAAATTGAATCGACTGTGTCAGCTGTTGCAGGTATGAATGAACTGTTATTAGTGATGCTGGTTTTCGTGATTGGGTTAGCGAGTATTGGGACAGCGAATACGCTTTTGATGAATACATTAGAACGAATCTACGAGATTGGAACGATGAGGGCGCTTGGCTTTACGAAGCCGCAGGTCATAAAGATGATCGTAGCTGAAGGCATGCTTATTGGGTTATCTGGTGTGATTGGCGGAATTGCCGCAGGGACGATTCTGATTTATGTAACGAGTAAATCTGAATTTATGGAGGGCTTTTTAACTTTCCAATTACCCGTAAGTAACGTTATACTAGCAATGATTTCAGGAGTATTGCTAAGCCTTTGTGCGGCATGGACTTCTAGCAGAAGTGCAAGTAATATGGATATCCCATCATCACTCAAAGAAGGTTGATAAAAAAATGTCGGTGAAATACGGAATTTTGACATTGTTATTTCAGGAAAAACATCATGGCTACGAATTGAAGATTGAATTGGATACCCTTCTTGGGATTAAAGGGAAAATAAACCCGGGCCAAATTTATACGACGCTTGACCGTCTCATCCGTGATGAGCTTGTCACATCACCAGGAATGGATAATCAAGAAAGAAAAATGTTCGAGTTAACGTCAAAGGGCAAAGTCGAGTTAGAAAAATGGCTGCTAGAACCTGTTCCTTATCATACGACGAAAGAGGATTTCTTCTTTAAATGGAGCTGCGCTCGAAGAATTCACTTTGAGCAGGAGAAGAAAATGATTGAACAGCAAAAGGCGATGATTATCAAGGAAGTAATGGAATTAACCAAATTAAAAACGGAATGGCTTATCCAAGGGGATGAAAATAGATATTTATTGATCACGGGTACATTATTGCATTTAGAGGCAGATTTGAATTGGATGAACCTGGTGGAAAATCGAATGCAATGAAGGAGAGGATAGATAGAGCCAATTTTTTTTGATTGGGCTCATCTATCCTCTTTTAATGAAATGACTAAGGATATACTAGCGTATGTCCTCAGCCCACTTATATTCGTAAAATCGCTCATAGAATAAGCGGCTTTCAAGCTCCTCATTCTTCTGCTCCAGTAGGGCAGGCCATGAGGCCATCATTGCTTCCGTTTGAGAGCGGTGTGCCGCAATGGCCGCAAGCTTTGTTTCAATGACATCCTGGATAAAGTGAACAACATCAGGCTTGCCGAGCAACTCTTGATGATTATTGGAGAACGCCACACAATAAAGCTTCGGACGGTTGGCTTTATCCATTGAGCCGACTGCACGGACGACAGCCCGGCCTGTTGCCTCATGGTCCGGATGAACGCTGAATCCTGGATAGAACGTAATGATCAAGGATGGGTTCACTTCCTCAATGGCTGCACGAATGCGGTTAGCCAGCGCTTCTTCATTCTCGAACTCGACCGTTTTGTCACGGAGCCCCCACATGCGCAGGTCCTGAATGCCCATCACATTAGCAGCATCCATCAATTCCTGTCTCCGAATATTCGGGAGTGATTCCCTTGTGGCAAATGGAGGGTTTCCTAGATTACGTCCCATTTCACCGAGTGTCAGGCAAATATAGGTGACAGGTGTGTTATTTTTTGTAT includes:
- a CDS encoding FtsX-like permease family protein, with the protein product MLSIWQISWRNSTQNKKRFFLTLLAIILGTSFVTSMLIADKTTNDVFDYYEQMYVANADYWILSDEHTYSEKLVSSIQDHPSVKDVLLALDKQAFFELDDDHSLNERSVRITGVSDQNSSLLELPVIEGSLDNEGVILPAPVAELLGKGVGDTVRFADMGEAKVSAIVEYTQLLASPSDWEGAESTSFRVMAPLEQLREWTGMDDAVSYVRYQTNGDGDILFQSLQEEFRDNYAYVQPVVADTLQSNNIEGLYTFFYLIGVLAMFISGFIVFNMIYTSVMERKKEFAIMKSLGYVQSTVSKLILMEISLLALIGTAIGVPLGIWLGDLFMQALLSVFKFDMVYSLNWIGPAITAAIIGCLFPIVFSLFPIYYAGKTSILLTLKTANQPQPSSRQSIIRAIIGLSLLGFVFVDHPISYLAITASIIMLFPFLLIAVTYVLRPILQLLFQYAGLMAVKNLLGQLNRNANTAAILAVGISVMLLLGAAVESAPEALGKEIRNTYGGDVKVTSEAPWSAEDQAKLAAYESVTAVEPLMEATPITWETINGGSRQFSVFAVSEDGPSLFEHPEEKDLYKELGQKRAVLLGNRAFDEWGGRIGQRIQMNTPSGEQEFEVIGAVKTAHYTGYAAFMDEKFLRNEFGWTHPFDLLLSVNNAANDSLRDQLWNDFGAHLGKVQTVDEEIESTVSAVAGMNELLLVMLVFVIGLASIGTANTLLMNTLERIYEIGTMRALGFTKPQVIKMIVAEGMLIGLSGVIGGIAAGTILIYVTSKSEFMEGFLTFQLPVSNVILAMISGVLLSLCAAWTSSRSASNMDIPSSLKEG
- a CDS encoding PadR family transcriptional regulator, with product MSVKYGILTLLFQEKHHGYELKIELDTLLGIKGKINPGQIYTTLDRLIRDELVTSPGMDNQERKMFELTSKGKVELEKWLLEPVPYHTTKEDFFFKWSCARRIHFEQEKKMIEQQKAMIIKEVMELTKLKTEWLIQGDENRYLLITGTLLHLEADLNWMNLVENRMQ
- the bshB2 gene encoding bacillithiol biosynthesis deacetylase BshB2 — translated: METERHVLVIFPHPDDEAFGVSGTIASYTKNNTPVTYICLTLGEMGRNLGNPPFATRESLPNIRRQELMDAANVMGIQDLRMWGLRDKTVEFENEEALANRIRAAIEEVNPSLIITFYPGFSVHPDHEATGRAVVRAVGSMDKANRPKLYCVAFSNNHQELLGKPDVVHFIQDVIETKLAAIAAHRSQTEAMMASWPALLEQKNEELESRLFYERFYEYKWAEDIR